The sequence CATCGGAGCCCATGGCCAGCATGATGATGCACAGCCCATAGAGTCTGTTGAAACGTGTGTCAGAGCAGGCCAGGAGGACCATGTCCTGGTGAAGGCAGTAGGCATGGGACAGTGCCCCGGGGCGACAGTAGTCAAACTTCCGTAGGTGCAGTGAGGGTGCCACAGTGATGGCAGCACTCCGCACGCCCAGCACAGCCTTGGCCAGTGGCACACAAGAACCTGTGAGCACTGATGCATAGCGCGGTGGGAATCGGATGACCACCAGGCAGTCCAGAGCCATGGCGAAGAGCACCACTGACTCCATGAAGGAGAAGGAGTGTAGAAAGTGTTGCTGCAGAACACAGGGCACCAGGCCCACCATCCGGGCATCAAACCACAGCACACCCAGCGCTGAGGGCAGTGTGGACATGCACAGGCCCAAGGCTGTCACAGCCAGGATGGCCAAGAAGTAGTACATGGGCTGGTGGAGAGAAGG is a genomic window of Acinonyx jubatus isolate Ajub_Pintada_27869175 chromosome D1, VMU_Ajub_asm_v1.0, whole genome shotgun sequence containing:
- the LOC106966150 gene encoding olfactory receptor 51L1-like produces the protein MRISTLPNANVSFSTFLLTGFPGLEWAHHWISLPIFVGYLVALVGNATILHLVRTEPSLHQPMYYFLAILAVTALGLCMSTLPSALGVLWFDARMVGLVPCVLQQHFLHSFSFMESVVLFAMALDCLVVIRFPPRYASVLTGSCVPLAKAVLGVRSAAITVAPSLHLRKFDYCRPGALSHAYCLHQDMVLLACSDTRFNRLYGLCIIMLAMGSDVLFILLSYTIIIHTVLAIASAGERLKALNTCVSHILAVLCFYVPVLGLSVVHRFGHHTSPLVHIFMGTVSVLFPPLMNPVL